In the Lepus europaeus isolate LE1 chromosome 18, mLepTim1.pri, whole genome shotgun sequence genome, one interval contains:
- the LOC133746910 gene encoding zinc finger protein 883-like, which translates to MDNAQKILYRDVMLETYSILFSLVAVKRDDLVRTNQECQDKSLNLNVKKNNNTSTPKIAELRKTFNLSSSHIPKLIIRKRNYSRIKPEECNVCHNVYPQSGSDQLQAEEKFDATKVPGNSLQFYEPLSQCHKIQTVNQTSEHIGQSEVFTRKVFCKSERVCKGETCNKSTITVGKATQIVNTFHESANLSAHQQTHIREKFYEYIRYVEPVIYQSHLAINQRPHLEKKPYAGKPCEKSFSCNSCHSIHHSTHTQGNPNMCVECGDTTHQESDYIRQQKIHIQMKPHECIDSRKASFPKPYLITEQRIHTEEKPHECKDYGKEFLNKSDLSNQQRIHKGQKPYECNDYGKAFGQKSNLTMHQRIHTGEKLYECNDCGKAFGQKSNLTMHQRIHTGEKPYKCFDCGKAFGQKSNLIMHQRIHTGEKPYGCNDCGKVFGQKSSLIMHQRIHTGEKPYECNVCRKAFGQKSSLIMHQRIHTGEKPYECNDCGKAFGHKSNLMIHQRIHTGEKPYECNDCGKAFGNQPDLIRHQRIHTGEKPYECNNCGKAFGQKTSLIMHQRIHTGEKPYECNDCGKAFGQKSSLRMHQRTHTGEKPYECSDCGKTFGQKSNLITHQRTHTGEKPYKCSDCGKAFGNQPNLGRHQKSHRRHYMGKNLMNAMNVGKLFDKITPYQRIHKVATFECNKCKRSFCQK; encoded by the exons atggaCAATGCTCAAAAAATCTTGtacagagatgtgatgctggagacctacagcatCCTGttctccttgg ttgctGTGAAAAGGGATGACCTGGTTAGGACCAACCAGGAATGTCAGGACAAAAGTCTGAATCTTAATGttaagaaaaataacaatacatCAACTCCAAAGATAGctgaattaagaaaaacatttaatttaagtTCAAGCCATATTCCCAAACTAATTATCAGAAAGAGAAATTATTCAAGAATTAAACCCGAAGAATGCAATGTATGTCACAATGTGTATCCCCAAAGTGGGTCTGATCAACTACAAGCTGAAGAGAAATTTGATGCCACTAAGGTACCTGGGAACTCTCTCCAGTTCTATGAGCCTCTTAGTCAATGTCACAAGATTCAGACTGTGAACCAGACATCTGAGCATATTGGACAAAGTGAAGTCTTCACAAGGAAGGTGTTCTGTAAATCTGAGAGGGTTTGTAAGGGAGAAACCTGTAATAAGTCAACTATCACTGTTGGAAAGGCAACTCAAATAGTAAATACTTTCCATGAAAGCGCTAACCTCAGTGCACATCAACAAACCCACATAAGAgagaaattttatgaatatattaggTATGTGGAGCCTGTTATTTACCAATCACATCTTGCCATAAATCAGAGGCCTCATTTAGAGAAAAAACCCTATGCAGGTAAACCCTGTGAAAAATCATTCAGTTGTAATTCCTGCCATAGCATCCATCACAGTACTCACACACAGGGAAACCCCAATATGTGTGTTGAATGTGGAGATACCACTCACCAGGAGTCAGATTACATTAGACAACAGAAAATTCACATACAGATGAAACCTCATGAGTGTATTGATAGTAGAAAAGCCTCTTTCCCAAAACCATACCTCATAACGGaacagagaattcacacagaggagaaacctcatgaatgtaaggACTATGGAAAAGAGTTTTTGAACAAGTCTGACCTCAGTAATCAGCAGAGAATTCACAAAGGgcagaagccttatgaatgcaatgactatggaaaagcctttggtcagaagtcaaacctcacaatgcatcagagaattcacacaggggagaaactttacgaatgtaatgactgtggaaaagcctttggtcagaagtcaaacctcacaatgcatcagagaattcacacaggggagaaaccttataaatgttttgactgtggaaaagcctttggccagaagtcaaacctcataatgcatcagagaattcatacaggggagaaaccttatggatgtaatgactgtggaaaagtctttggccagaagtcaagtctcataatgcatcagagaattcacacgggagagaaaccttatgaatgtaatgtctGTAGAAAAGCTTTTGGCCAGAAATCAAGTCtcataatgcatcagagaattcacacaggagagaaaccttatgaatgtaatgactgtggaaaagcctttggccacaaATCAAACCTAATgattcatcagagaattcacacaggggagaaaccttatgaatgtaatgactgtggaaaagcctttggcaatCAGCCAGACCTCAttagacatcagagaattcacacaggggagaagccttatgaatgtaataactgtgggaaagcctttggccagaagacaAGCCtaataatgcatcagagaattcacacaggggagaagccttatgaatgtaatgactgtggaaaagcctttggccagaagtcaagcCTCAGAATgcatcagagaactcacacaggtgagaaaccttatgaatgtagtgactgtggaaaaacctttggccagaagtcaaacctcataacgcatcagagaactcacacaggtgAAAAACCCTATAAATgtagtgactgtggaaaagcctttggcaatCAGCCGAACCTTGGCAGACATCAGAAGTCACACAGGAG ACATTACATGGggaaaaaccttatgaatgcaatgaatgTTGGAAAGCTCTTTGACAAAATCACGCCTTATCAGAGAATTCACAAGGTAGCAACTTTTGAATGTAATAAATGTAAGAGATCCTTTTGTCAGAAGTAA